The Primulina tabacum isolate GXHZ01 chromosome 10, ASM2559414v2, whole genome shotgun sequence region TTAAGGCTTAgtttgttttttaaataaaaaaagtttTAAGGCTTTGTTGGTTTGGCTATGCTTTTAATTTGGTGTATTGAAGGTTTAATTTATTGTCGACGAcgagtgtttttttttttaaaataacatttgtcAACTAGTTTTTTGAAAATACATAGGAGGTGGTCTCTAGGCTGTCTAtatatagtaatatatatatatatatatatatatatatatatatatatagatagtaGGTTTGTGCCGCATGTATAATATGATGATCGATTCGATTTCATGATTACAAGTTCATTCCATACTGGACTACTAATTGAGCTCCGGTTCCACCACCTATAAATACATATAAAACAGCGGTTGGACCCTATAATATTAAGATAATATTTGTTATCTTCAAAACTAAGGAATTAGAACTcaacaataatatattttgttttaatatAGTATATAAAGAAATTTTTGGGAGGGGAGAGaagttaaattaaatataatttttataattagaggtgaaattaaaatgaaaatcaGATAGTACCCATTagttttgtttttgaaaatgagaaaatactTTTTAAAACATTAACAAACAAAGCCCAATTTGATCCATTGTCATTTTCACGTACATGATCTACTTGATATGCATGTTGCTAGGAGGATGCCATTCCCTCATATTTTCTTGTTCTCCTAATCAACTATCATggaatgtgtatatatatatatatatatcccgaACTCGAAATTTAGAACAAAAACGATGGCATCTTATCATAGTACGGTCTGCAAATCGCCAGGTTTTTTTGGTCACATTGATTCAAGAATTGCATGGACTAATCCCAATCATACTGCCATATTTTACCACAGTGAGTAGTTAATTTTTGCATGAATtccatatttatatttttaaggtcCAAATAACACTTGAAAACTCGTTTCTCCGATATATCTCTGCAGGCTTCTTTTCCAAGCATGGAACTGCAAACATGTCAAGTTTTCAGCTCAACTCTTATCCAACACGACGTTTACGCCACAAAAATCACGCACAGGAAAAGGGGGTTCGAGTTTTGTCCGCAGACTCGGTAACAACAAATTTGTCCATTGAATTATTGAATGCATGGGACGATGAATACAATGGAGTCCTCGTCGAACCGACAAGCTTACCTTCAGCTGCAAATGCTTTTGCATCAGCACTCAAGGCTTCTTTATCATCCTGGAAATCCAAGGTCTTTAATCACTTCTTGCTAATTATCTAATTACGCTAAATtcgtttataaataaaataatctaaCGTAGTATGACCTTGATGATATCAAGCAAGTCCAGTGCAAATATCGAAAAACCTGATAATTCAATCCTATTTTTTCACACAGGGAAAAAAGGGTATATGGCTAAAATTGTTGGAAGAGCAAGCCCATCTTGTTCCAATAGCTATTCAGGTTTGTTCTCTACATATATGCTCCATTCAAAGTGTAAAAATTTAATTACAAGGTTTAGCTGGAAAATTGCCTTTTTTGCCCACAAATTGAAGAAAAACGAgaataagattgaaatttgataacacATAATACCAAAATAGTTAAGAGAGACGAACATGAAAGAacaaaaatgcaattttctcATATTTCGATGGATTCCATTGTttatatatttgattttatcTGTATAAAGGAAGGTTTTATATATCACCATGCCGAGCCCGGATATGTTATGCTAACATATTGGATCCCTGATGAGCCTTGTCTGCTACCTTCGGGACCTTCGCATCAAATAGGCATCGCGGGATTCGTGATTAACGATAAAAAACAGGTATGTTGTGATCAAGCTCGCGTTTGTTAGCGTATATTTTTCGTCGAATCTATATAAAAAATCTGTAACGAAATGATCAGATCCTTGTGGTAAAAGAAAAGTGTTCTTGTCTATGCGCCGGAATTTGGAAACTGCCCACTGGCTATATCAATAAGGTATGCATGTGTATTaatctgaatattgatgatattttatcttatttttattatttagtgttttgttaaatttatttatctacaTGCCAGTCAGAAGAATTGTTCTCAGGAGCTGTAAGAGAAGTGAAAGAAGAAACGGGTgtgagtaaaaaaaatttattattccaTCAGAAATGGGAAcatagtttttatttttctgcccATTTGTTCAATTTTAGATTTTGCTACactaaattcaaattttggttTTGATGTTAATCTTTTAATTTACGGCTATTTGGTCAAATTACTGATGTGATATCGAAAAATGTTGACGtgacataaaaattattaacttGTCAGATATCATGTCAACAATTAGACCAAAATAGCCTAAAATATAAAGTTGACGTATGAAAAGTAAACTTTGAAAACTTAGtttaaaaaatccaaaattaGACAAGTTAACGAAACAAACAAACCATATTCCCTAAATCTATCTACTTCACAGTAGCATTCACGATCCAATCATATATTATAGAATATAAAAGATGAAAGGAAACATAATTTAGTACTCAGAATATTTTCAAATGGATGATGTTGCAGATAGACACAAGATTCTTGGAACTGGTAGCTTTCAGGTCAGTTCTACATGattgtttatttaatatattcaaGGTTATGAAAAAGCTAAACACATTAAGTTGCTATTTAACTCTTTACTTTACAACCAAAATAtgtattaatatttttgtttaagAAAATCTATTTTCCCTTGAAAGCAGACATGTCCACAAGGTGGCTTTTGAGAAGTCAGATTTGCTATTTGTCTGCATGCTTAATCCATTGTCGTTCGAGATCAAGATTGACGAAAACGAAATTCAGGAAGCGAAGGtaatcgaaaattttgtttgTGGATTAAAATATGTGTGGTTGATTACTTGCACTGTGCTtgcaaaaaaatatgttttgctgaTACATTTGTGCTTATATTTTCCAGTGGATAAGTGCGGATGAACTCTTGAAGCAAGAATTTTACGAAGATGACGAAATGTCAAAGAGGGTGATTGACATTTGTATGGAAACATATGAAAAAAATTACAGTGGATTCTTTGCACACCAGGTGACATCTAAATTTGATGGGAAGCTATCGTACTTGTATTACAAGTAAGTGAATATCAAGTGAAAACTTGGAACTTACGTGTGTAAAAATGTTAGCGAGTGTGAGTGGATTCACTAGATTTTTAGTGATATATTAATCAAAGAGAAACTTGTAATTTTTTGTTCTATATAAGTCTATTTGCAATTcttatcaaatttcagtctTAATCAATGATTTTGGTTCATTTTACAATTGTAGTCCTTGTATTTGCATTAATGTGGCACTGCATACTACTTCCCCTAAAATTACAATACAAATTGTTCAAAATGCTGAATTTTGGAAAATAGAggatttttttttaccaaaattaACAACATGgatcaccaaaaaaaaaaaaaaacaaatatacaaaacaaaattgtgattttctcaCAATCAATCTTACGTTTTTTTATAAGTCTTCAATGCACGCAACACAAAATCTGTGAAGCTAATTCAGGCTGTGGTCAGACTGTCACGCctcgggacgggggttggttgataccggcgttgctctcaaatttacattcgaaaacaacaagcctcagaagtacaaaattcagaaatcaatcttttattcataatattcattgtctgatacaactcaaagAGCAAATGTTTTACAGGCGGAAATGTACAACCACACATAACAGTatcttaacagatgcagcggaaataACATAAACTAGAATCAGAACTGAGAACAACGATCTTCATCAGCAGCCCCAAAATTAATTCTGCTCCTCTTTTTCTAACATTTCTTCAGTATTCTTATCTGAAATGGGTttagtgggtgagtgatatggttgtcactcagtaagcgggggcgggaataactcccagttttcgaaatcaatTTCATACAGAAACAGTGATATGAATAATATACATCAGTTCTTATTTTCGTAACAGAAATCGATATTCAGTATTCcgaaatcagtaatcagtattcagtaatcagtaatcagaaatttaaacaagtaagcactgagcacatTCGTGAATTTCatagctaaactgatatcattcccctatatgttctttcatataaggggtgaggccagtaatcagaaatcagtaatcaataatgttcagaatatatattctaccattagttcactaagtttcagtgcttcaaaaatcagatatcagaaatcgaacatacagaaacttcgctttaaaacataaatcatcaaactggattcaagatatttatacataagcccacttacagtaatttgcttaaaaaatttcggttgaagtctggaaatctgcttgcctcgctactggattttacagcttcgaaaaatgcactctcttagctctaatttcaaataataactcaagattttggtaaCCACAATTTCAGATATTgagggtgctatttataggccaaaatctgactgttagccttccaATGAATGACCATAATTTGCCATTAACAACCTTTATTCCGTGTTAAATGTTTTAGTTACAAGTCATAtgctgaattagtaactgtctgctggaattctGTTTGCCGCTGGAATTCTATCGGCTGGAAAAAtatcagcttctgaaatattagctggtgctggaattgttagcttaTGCTGGAATTTTTCTTTGCTACTGAATATTGCTAGCTGCTGAAAAATGCTCGCAGCTGGaaattcaggttctcacatccctctctccttatgagaagtttcgtcctcgaaacttggctatacatgatcctcaaagagataagggtattgtgctcgcatattttcttccaactcccaagtagcttctctttcggtatggttggaccattgtactttgacatatggaatagttcgtcgtctcagtacttggtctttgttatccacaattcgaatcgaaatttcttcatacttcaattcttcattTAAATTGCCCTCAACTAACAATGGTTCAATGTCAAGAATATGACTTGGATCAGAAATATATCTTCTTAATTGTGACACGTGGAAAACATTATGGATCCTTGACATATCAGGGGGAAGTGCTAATCTGTAAGCAAGTAttcccactttctcaagaatttcaaatggtccgacgtatctgggattcagtttcccagccttattgaatctgattacacccttcataggtaacactttcacatatgccttttctccaacttcaaattccacAGGTCGTCTTTTCTGATCAGCCCAgattttctgtcgatcttgtgcagcttttaatcTCTCCTTGATCAAATCGACTTTATCCACTatttcttggatcatttcgggTCCAACAATTGCTTTTTCCCCTGCCTCATTccaatacagtggtgatcgacactttcatccatacagagcttcgtatggtgccattctAATGCtgctgtggtaactattattgtacgcaAACTCGATTAAAggcagatgttcgctccaattcctactgaagtctagagcacatgctctcagcatatcttctaaagtttgaattatcctctctgtttggccatcggtttgagggtgatatgctgtactaaaaGTAACTTttgtccccatagcttgttgaaagctcttccaaaatcgagaggtaaatctaggatctctgtctgatAATATGTTAGCTAGAACTCCATGCAAtcgtacgatctcattcatgtacaatgtggctagcttATCCAAATAATAGTTCATACGCACAGGTAAGAAATGCGTAGATTTCCCGAGtttatctacgattacccagatgccgtcatgactttgtctagaatttggtaacccgacaacaaagtccatggagatttgttcccatttccattctggaaattctttcttcaaatttttcttcaaatctctgtacatcttggtactgtcAGGAaggactgaaaatttcgacttatgtgccttagacattacttcttgtagaaggttatcgatgtctgCTACGctcaatcgtcctttcatccacaagattcctttgttatccatctcgaaatctggtgatttcccttctttaacttgctcttttagtttcaccaaagcggaatctctatcctgacttatcttgattgtctctcgaagacatggttgtgctgaaagtgatgtcaggatcaccttactcatattctttcgacttaaagcatctgctaccttgttggctttgcctggatggtagcttatcgtcaagtcgtaatccttcatgagttcaatccatcatctttgtctcatatttagttctttttgagtgaacaaatacttgagactttgatgatcggtgaaaatctcgCACTTgactccataaagataatgtctccaaatttttagtgcaaatACCACT contains the following coding sequences:
- the LOC142505407 gene encoding nudix hydrolase 8-like, with protein sequence MASYHSTVCKSPGFFGHIDSRIAWTNPNHTAIFYHSFFSKHGTANMSSFQLNSYPTRRLRHKNHAQEKGVRVLSADSVTTNLSIELLNAWDDEYNGVLVEPTSLPSAANAFASALKASLSSWKSKGKKGIWLKLLEEQAHLVPIAIQEGFIYHHAEPGYVMLTYWIPDEPCLLPSGPSHQIGIAGFVINDKKQILVVKEKCSCLCAGIWKLPTGYINKSEELFSGAVREVKEETGIDTRFLELVAFRHVHKVAFEKSDLLFVCMLNPLSFEIKIDENEIQEAKWISADELLKQEFYEDDEMSKRVIDICMETYEKNYSGFFAHQVTSKFDGKLSYLYYK